One part of the Homo sapiens chromosome 19, GRCh38.p14 Primary Assembly genome encodes these proteins:
- the SIGLEC7 gene encoding sialic acid-binding Ig-like lectin 7 isoform 3 precursor (isoform 3 precursor is encoded by transcript variant 3): MLLLLLLPLLWGRERVEGQKSNRKDYSLTMQSSVTVQEGMCVHVRCSFSYPVDSQTDSDPVHGYWFRAGNDISWKAPVATNNPAWAVQEETRDRFHLLGDPQTKNCTLSIRDARMSDAGRYFFRMEKGNIKWNYKYDQLSVNVTG, encoded by the coding sequence atgctgctgctgctgctgctgcccctgctctgggggagggagagggtggaAGGACAGAAGAGTAACCGGAAGGATTACTCGCTGACGATGCAGAGTTCCGTGACCGTGCAAGAGGGCATGTGTGTCCATGTGCGCTGCTCCTTCTCCTACCCAGTGGACAGCCAGACTGACTCTGACCCAGTTCATGGCTACTGGTTCCGGGCAGGGAATGATATAAGCTGGAAGGCTCCAGTGGCCACAAACAACCCAGCTTGGGCAGTGCAGGAGGAAACTCGGGACCGATTCCACCTCCTTGGGGACCCACAGACCAAAAATTGCACCCTGAGCATCAGAGATGCCAGAATGAGTGATGCGGGGAGATACTTCTTTCGtatggagaaaggaaatataaaatggaattataaataTGACCAGCTCTCTGTGAACGTGACAG
- the SIGLEC7 gene encoding sialic acid-binding Ig-like lectin 7 isoform X2, translating to MLLLLLLPLLWGRERVEGQKSNRKDYSLTMQSSVTVQEGMCVHVRCSFSYPVDSQTDSDPVHGYWFRAGNDISWKAPVATNNPAWAVQEETRDRFHLLGDPQTKNCTLSIRDARMSDAGRYFFRMEKGNIKWNYKYDQLSVNVTALTHRPNILIPGTLESGCFQNLTCSVPWACEQGTPPMISWMGTSVSPLHPSTTRSSVLTLIPQPQHHGTSLTCQVTLPGAGVTTNRTIQLNVSYPPQNLTVTVFQGEGTASTALGNSSSLSVLEGQSLRLVCAVDSNPPARLSWTWRSLTLYPSQPSNPLVLELQVHLGDEGEFTCRAQNSLGSQHVSLNLSLQQEYTE from the exons atgctgctgctgctgctgctgcccctgctctgggggagggagagggtggaAGGACAGAAGAGTAACCGGAAGGATTACTCGCTGACGATGCAGAGTTCCGTGACCGTGCAAGAGGGCATGTGTGTCCATGTGCGCTGCTCCTTCTCCTACCCAGTGGACAGCCAGACTGACTCTGACCCAGTTCATGGCTACTGGTTCCGGGCAGGGAATGATATAAGCTGGAAGGCTCCAGTGGCCACAAACAACCCAGCTTGGGCAGTGCAGGAGGAAACTCGGGACCGATTCCACCTCCTTGGGGACCCACAGACCAAAAATTGCACCCTGAGCATCAGAGATGCCAGAATGAGTGATGCGGGGAGATACTTCTTTCGtatggagaaaggaaatataaaatggaattataaataTGACCAGCTCTCTGTGAACGTGACAG CCTTGACCCACAGGCCCAACATCCTTATCCCCGGTACCCTGGAGTCTGGCTGCTTCCAGAATCTGACCTGCTCTGTGCCCTGGGCCTGTGAGCAGGGGACGCCCCCTATGATCTCCTGGATGGGGACCTCTGTGTCCCCCCTGCACCCCTCCACCACCCGCTCCTCAGTGCTCACCCTCATCCCACAGCCCCAGCACCACGGCACCAGCCTCACCTGTCAGGTGACCTTGCCTGGGGCCGGCGTGACCACGAACAGGACCATCCAACTCAATGTGTCCT ACCCTCCTCAGAACTTGACTGTGACTGTCTTCCAAGGAGAAGGCACAG CATCCACAGCTCTGGGGAACAGCTCATCTCTTTCAGTCCTAGAGGGCCAGTCTCTGCGCTTGGTCTGTGCTGTTGACAGCAATCCCCCTGCCAGGCTGAGCTGGACCTGGAGGAGTCTGACCCTGTACCCCTCACAGCCCTCAAACCCTCTGGTACTGGAGCTGCAAGTGCACCTGGGGGATGAAGGGGAATTCACCTGTCGAGCTCAGAACTCTCTGGGTTCCCAGCACGTTTCCCTGAACCTCTCCCTGCAACAGGAGTACACAG AGTGA
- the SIGLEC7 gene encoding sialic acid-binding Ig-like lectin 7 isoform X3, producing the protein MLLLLLLPLLWGRERVEGQKSNRKDYSLTMQSSVTVQEGMCVHVRCSFSYPVDSQTDSDPVHGYWFRAGNDISWKAPVATNNPAWAVQEETRDRFHLLGDPQTKNCTLSIRDARMSDAGRYFFRMEKGNIKWNYKYDQLSVNVTAPAPRHQPHLSGDLAWGRRDHEQDHPTQCVLPSSELDCDCLPRRRHSIHSSGEQLISFSPRGPVSALGLCC; encoded by the exons atgctgctgctgctgctgctgcccctgctctgggggagggagagggtggaAGGACAGAAGAGTAACCGGAAGGATTACTCGCTGACGATGCAGAGTTCCGTGACCGTGCAAGAGGGCATGTGTGTCCATGTGCGCTGCTCCTTCTCCTACCCAGTGGACAGCCAGACTGACTCTGACCCAGTTCATGGCTACTGGTTCCGGGCAGGGAATGATATAAGCTGGAAGGCTCCAGTGGCCACAAACAACCCAGCTTGGGCAGTGCAGGAGGAAACTCGGGACCGATTCCACCTCCTTGGGGACCCACAGACCAAAAATTGCACCCTGAGCATCAGAGATGCCAGAATGAGTGATGCGGGGAGATACTTCTTTCGtatggagaaaggaaatataaaatggaattataaataTGACCAGCTCTCTGTGAACGTGACAG CCCCAGCACCACGGCACCAGCCTCACCTGTCAGGTGACCTTGCCTGGGGCCGGCGTGACCACGAACAGGACCATCCAACTCAATGTGTCCT ACCCTCCTCAGAACTTGACTGTGACTGTCTTCCAAGGAGAAGGCACAG CATCCACAGCTCTGGGGAACAGCTCATCTCTTTCAGTCCTAGAGGGCCAGTCTCTGCGCTTGGTCTGTGCTGTTGA